The Chloroflexus aggregans DSM 9485 genome segment AAAAAACGCAATATCATAGTGGAGTGGGTGGAGGGGTCGTAATAGCAGCCCTGACAGCTCGCCAGAGCGGATACGTTGTTCCCAACCGTAGGGGGTGAAGACGATATTCATATTCCGCACGAGGGTCCAGACGATATAGTAGGCAGCAAACGAACCGACATTGTAACCGGACACTGAGCCGCCTTGTACTGTTGCTACCGTACTCCAAACCACCAGATAGATCACCGGCTCGGCGATCATGCCGATCATATAGGCATAGTTGGCGGCACGATATTGAAATTGCACCAGTATCGATTGTTTCATCGCCGCGAGGTAAAAATCGATCAATTGCCACATAGACCTTGCCCTCTACCGGCCATAACAGCGACTCACTGTGCGGCTTCGTGTACCGTCTTTGCCGAGCCAACTGCAAACACCTGTTCGATAACATCATCAATCGGCGGCTCTTCCAGCGTCAGATCGGTCACCGGTGCTTCGGCTAACAGACGGGCAGTAAGAGCCGGGACCATCGCTTTCGGCACCCGTAATGTGTAGCGCAAACCATCGCGTTCAATAATTTCACCAAACACCGTCAAATCAACTCCATGTTCCGCCAACGTGACAACCAACTGACGATATGCGGCAAATTGATCGACCAATGCACTTAAGGGGCCATTGAAGAGCACTTGTCCGTGATGAATGACGATCACCCGGCGACAAAGTGCTTCTACATCGGCCATATAGTGACTGGTAAGCAACACCGTTGCGCCGGTACGCCGATTGTATTCGGCAATAAATGCCCGAATCCGGCGTTGCATCGTCACATCGAGACCGAGTGTCGGCTCATCGAGAAACAGCGCTTGTGGTCGATGGAGCAGAGCACCGATGATCTCCACTTTCATCCGCTCACCCAGCGAAAGGTTCCGTACCGGCTTGCGCACCAGATCACCTACTTCCAGCAGCTCGATCAATTCATCGCGGGTAGCGCGAAATTCGGCGGGTGGCAAGCGGTAAATTGCCCGGATCAACTCAAACGAATCAAGTGCCGGTAGATCCCACTGTAACTGATTACGGTTACCCATAACCAAGGTAATCCGACGCAAAAACGCCGGCTCACGCCGAGCCGGGATGGAACCGAATACCCGTACTTCACCACTTGTTGGATGCAACAAGCCGGTTAACATCTTGAGCGTGGTGGTCTTACCTGCACCATTGGGGCCAAGAAACCCAACAACTTCACCCGGTTGGATCGTAAAACTAACTCCGGCCACCGCGCAGACGGCGCGTACCCGACGCTGAAACAGACTACGTACTGCTGCCCACAGACCGGCATTGCGTTCGGGAACTTCATACGTTTTGACCAGATCACGCACAACGATAGCCGATGCTATCGACTCAGACATACGAGGCTTCCCTTCAGATCAAAATGAGCGCACATCTGGCTATCGCGGCACCTTGCCGACAGTCACCGCAAAGTGAGCAATCGCCGCTCCGACCAAACGCCACGCTGGGTCGAGCATCACATCGTGCGGAGCATCCGGCACAACCAACAGTTCGGCGTGATAGGCAGCGGCAAGTGCTTGTTGAGCAGGTATATCGAAGATGGCATCCTGACCGGCAGCAATCACCAATACCGGTGTTCGGCATATAGTCGGGCGAGGACGTACAAGCATGCTGGTCATCGTCACCAAGGGCGGTTCGGCAACCAACTGTTGGCGGTAACGCTCGAGGTCGGCGGGTGGAATATCAGGGCGGAAGAGAGCTGCCCGTACCGCAGCGGGGTCGCGGCGCAACAGCGCGCGAATATCGACCATCTGCGCACCTTCCCGCCAGCGCCGCAAAAAATAGGCCGGGCTAGAAACCGGTGAGCTACACAGTAAGACCACACCGGCGAGCGTTGGGGAAGGCCGACACCTCCCGGTCATCAGTAACTGAGCAACGTAGCCACCGGCGCTATGCCCGACCAAAAGCGGGGGCTGAGCGAGTGCGGTGATTGCCGCGTAGACATCGGCGACGTAATCACAGATGGTCGTTGACCAACGAGCCGGCGGGCTAGCCCCATGCCCACGTAAGCTGATAGCGTGCGCTGTCAAGCCACGCGCCGCCAAATCGGGCAATGCCCGTTCGGCCCAGCACCACGCACCGTGCCATGCGCCGTGAATGAGAAGTACCGGTGGTGTATCCAGCGCCCGTTGCGGCTGGGCCGTTATCCATTCAAGACTCATGACTACTCACACACCTTATCCGCCGGCAAGCCCAACTGACGCCGTCGTTCTTCGGCTAACCGCCGCTTCTCGGCGATCATCTCGTCGGTTACATACACCCCAAACGAGCGCAGACGAGCGAGTTCGAGGCCGTGTTTTTTCCAAAGTCGGTAAACCTCTTTTACCCGCTCGATTTCGATATTGCGACCAAGGGTATAATCTTCAAACTTGCCTTCCATTGCCAGTAGCGCCGTTTCGGCGAGACAGGCGTAGGCCGTACCGGGTGGCATATCGATATCAAAGCCAAAATCCGGCTCACCGGGTAACACGATCTCACCACTCTCAATCACCAGTACATCGGGCCGTCGCCGTGCATCTTCCTCTTTTACATCAGGTGGGCGAGCCACATCGCACACCACTGCTCCGGGTTTGAGTTTATCGACATTAATGACTTTACCGGTCAGAGCACTGGTCGTAGTGATAATCAAATCGGCGTCACCGAGATAGGCATCAGCATAGGTCGCGGCCACAACCCGCGCTCCCGGCGTCTCGGATTCGATCTGTTTCTTAAGCGCGATCAACCGTTCGGCACGCGGTGCAACCAGTACGACATCGTGTACTGCCTGTGCCAGCAAGCGGGCACAGACGGCGCCAATCGAACCGGTTGCCCCAATCACGACGGCCCGCACATGTTCCGGTTTGCCCCCCTTCATCAGTAACACTGCCTGCTTGGCCGCTTCAAGCGTTGCGGCCACCGTCAACGAATTACCTGAAGTGATGCCGATGTTGGACTTCTGGGCTACGGTAATCCCGGCATCACCGACGACAGAGGTGAATGCGCCCAAGCCCATAATCTGCGCCCCCATCCGTTCGGCCATCCGCGCCGCTTTGATCAACCGGCGATAAGTAAAACTCGGTGGTCGACGCATCATCTCGCGCGGAGTCGTGCCGAGGGTGAGGAGGATACCCTCGACCTCTTCACCGGTTGCTTTCGAGCGAATCCCACGGATCCGCGACAGGTAGAGCGGTGGAAACTCGGCAGCAACTAGCTCCACCAAACGCGGCGGCAGGTAGCGCGTCCAACGGAACCAGCGGTGATTGGCAATCAGTTCGGTCCGCAACGGATGGATGACAAAGGCAAAGCGCGGCTTCGGGCGCGGATTAAGGTCTTGCACCGTCGGTCCCCAGCCGGCAGCGGTAATAAAATCGATGACTTCGGCATCACCGGGCTGGCGCGTACTCTCGGTAATCGCCGTAATGATCGCCTCGATCGCATCAGCCGCCAGAAAGGGACGTTCGTCACTCAGGGGTGGCGTCATCGTCACCAAGGTCGTCACTCCGCGCCGGCGCAAGTCCTCGATTTCCGCCGGAGACGGATCATCGGTGATAACTGCTTTGCGGGTCAGGTCGGCCGGGGCAAAGCGACGGATGAAGGCAAAATCGCCGGCAATGACATCAGCCCATTGAAAGAGAGCGGCAGCACGTGGGTCATAACCTTCTTGACCGAGCGCGACCGGGTGGATAAAACGGTAAGGGAGGAGAGCGAGCAGCGGTAGCGCAGTAGCCGCGTACAATTCGAGTTGTTCAAGCGAACGCGGTGGCGGTAAGAAGGGAAGACCGGCGTGGATAATCGGATCGGCAAAACGCAATTCTGGTTCGTACTGAGCGATTGCGGCTGCCAATTGATAGCGTTCGACGCCACTGGCAATCAATACGCGCTTGTACCGCACTAATGAAGGGATCTGACGCACTGCCTGCGCAATCGCCCATCGTTCCAAGATTGCCTTGACGACACCACCATCAACTACCGGCGTCCGCCGTGCCTGCGCTGCGATATGGATCGCTTCTTGATGCGGATAACGGGCACGACCAATCCGAAACACCGGCGTCAACCCACCGAGACCGATTGCGTCAACGTTGCCATCAAATTCCCGGATCAAGGCCATCGCCTGGGCTACATCACCGTTAGTGCCAATCCGGCGCACCTCAACCTGCCGGCCAAGCACCGTTGCCGTGATTTGGTAGTCACGCTGCGCCGAACCGAGACTAATGCTAACTACTCGCTTCATCGTCACTCCTCCTCACACGTATGGTGCAAGTATACCATAGCGCGTGGGAAGCAACGGGGAGACGGGCACAGTGGAGACCGGTTAGCATCTTTGTTCTATTAATAGAGCGTGGTATCATACTCTAGAGGCACATTCCGGCGTTACCTTTTGCCTCTTGTAAGCATCACTATGATCAGAGAAGTTTGAATCTATGACCATCACAAGCGTACCATCACCTCACCGCCTCTTACGCGGCTGGTGGATTGCAAAGCACCTCTTTGCAGTAACGATATTCGTCATGTTGATTGCGCTCGGTTTTTGGCAACTCGATCGACTCGCTCAACGACGAGCGGCAAACGCTGCCCGCTTAGCAGCACTCTCCCAACCGGCGATCCGTCTCACCCCGACGACCGATCCGGCCACCGTGATTGGGCGGCGGGTAGTCGTGAGCGGTACCTTTCGCAATGAAGAGAGTGTGGTGCTACGGGGAAAACGCTCGGATAGCGGAGTTGACGGCGTTCACCTGCTCACTCCGCTACAGATTGAGGGCAGCGAGTATGCTGTGCTCATCGACCGGGGTTGGTTGCCTTCGGCCCAGGGAGCAACCACGGCCTACGCGGTAACCCGACCGGTCACTATTGAAGGGATCGCCCAAGCGCCTCAACTGCGTCCTGACAGCCCACTCGCCGGACGTGACCTACCGCTACCCGGCGAGACACGCATCAACGCCTGGCTACGGGTCGATGTCCCGGCAATTCAGCAGCAAGTCGGCGCACCCCTGTTACCCCTCTTCATTGCCCAACTGCCGGACGGTAGCAGTGGCTTGCCCCGTCCGCCCGATCCGTATCGACTCGATGAAGGACCACATTTGGGCTACGCTCTGCAATGGTTTACGTTTGCCGCTATTGTTGGCGTTGGCTACATCTTGCTCTTGCGGCAGGAGCTGCAGCGCCCCTAAGATTGACACTTTTCTTACATAGTGCAAATACTGTAACAACAGCTTTCTGGTACACTAGATGCAGGTAATAAACAAGTGGTGCAAGGAGAACAATGGTATGGTGGGAGTAACCAATAAGGCAAGTGTCACCACTGCCCAGGAAGCAGTGATTGAAGTAAATGAAGCAACGTTTGAACGCGACGTATTGCAGCGTTCGCAGACAACACCGGTAGTCATAGATTTTTGGGCGCCGTGGTGTGGCCCTTGCCGTGTGCTCGGACCGACGCTCGAGCGGCTGGCGCACGAAGCCGGCGGCTCGTGGGTGCTGGCCAAGATCAACGTTGATGAAAATCCCCGACTGGCCCAGATGTTCCGCGTTCAGGGCATCCCGGCAGTTAAGGCAGTTTATCAGGGTAAGATCGTTGATGAGTTTACCGGTGCGTTGCCGGAGAGTCAGGTACGCGCCTGGCTGAAGCGGGTTGTGCCCGACCCCAACGCCGATCTGCTGGCGATGGCACAAGCACTGGAGGCGACCAATCCGGCGGAGGCGATTGCGCGCTACCGATTGATTCTGGGCCAAGACCCCAAGAACGAGACGGCGCTGTTCAATTTGGGCCGGTTGCTGGCGCTGCGTGGTGATCCGGAAGGGATTGTGACCCTGAAGCAAGTTCCGGCAAGCAGTTCATTTAGCAGCCGGGCGACCGCTGGGTTAGCAATCGCCAATCTGGTGAATGCACCTGCTGAACCGGCAGAAGGCAGCGAGGGGTTGTACCGGCAAGCGGCTGCGGCGGTGCGCGCCGGCGATTACGCGACGGCCATCGAGCAGCTCTTGACCATTGTTGGCCGGGATCGCGCGCTGCGCGATGACGGCGCGCGCAAGGCGTTGCTGGCGTTGTTTGCCCTGCTCGGCGACGATCATCCACTGGTAGGGCCGGCCAGGCGTCGTCTGGCCAATCTGCTCTTCTAAGCATGGCGTAACCACCGCCCGGGAGCCGCACAACGTGCGGCTCTCACCTATCAGGAATGACTATGATCGTTGTGTTATCAGGCGGCGTTGGCGCCGCTCGTTTTTTAGAAGGACTGGCTGCAATCGTTGCACCAGACCAGATCGCAGCTATTGTCAATACCGGTGACGATATGGTCATGCACGGTCTGCACATTTCACCAGACCTCGACATCGTCACGTGTACGCTGGCGGGAGTGATCGATCGTGCGCAAGGCTGGGGGATCGCCGGGGATACTACTGAATGTATGCAATGGCTCGGACGACTGGGCGCGCCGACGTGGTTCAAACTTGGTGACCGTGATCTGGCTTTGCATATCTATCGCACGGCCCGCCTACGCGGCGGCGCTTCCCTTTCGCAGGTCGCCGATGAGATTCGGCGGGCATTGGGGGTGCAAGTGCAGATCATTCCGATGAGTGATGATCCTGCGCCAACCCACGTTATCACCGATCAAGGTGAGTTACATTTTGAAGAGTATTTTGTCCGTGAACGGTGTCAGCCGGCAATCTATGGAGTACGGCTCCACGCCGCCGGACCGGTACAACCGGCGCCGGCGCTGTTGCCGTTGTTGACTAACGCCACCGCCATTATTATCGCGCCAAGTAATCCGGTCGTTAGTGTTGGGCCGATCCTTGCCGTTCCCGGCGTGCGGGAAGCAATCAGCTCCACTACAGCACCGGTTATCGCCATTAGCCCAATTGTTGGTGGTGCGGCGATTAAAGGGCCGGCAGTGCCGCTGATGCAGGCCGTGGGGATGAAACCGACCGCATTGGGGGTTGCCACAGCGTATGCCGATCTGATTGACGGAATTGTCATTGATTCTGTCGATGCGGCGCTAGCGCCGGCCATCGCACAGCTTGGCATTCGCCCGCTCGTGACTGATACGATTATGCGCGGCATGCCGGAAAAGATGGCGCTGGCACGGGCAGCATTGGATCTCGCGCTCGCTTAATTCGCAAGTGATTGTTGCGGGGCAAGCGGATACAGCTTCGCTGTGTGACGACGCCCCCCGCACAACGACAGAAGGCAGCGTCCGTGATCGGCATCGCCATCCCCATCAAACGGCTCCAGTTCGCTAAATCACGGCTGGCCGGTGTCCTCGCCCCGGCAGCACGGCAACGGCTCGTGCTCAGATTAGCCCAGCACGTCATCAACGCTGCCCGGCAAGCAACCGGTAGCTTCACCATGCCGGCGCGAATCTGGCTGGTCAGCGCCGATCCAGCTATCGCGGCACTAGCGCAGGCCAGTGGGGTGGAATGGTTGCCCGACCGTTGCGAAGAATTGAACGCCGCCTTAACCGAGGCACGTAAACAGATCCAGAATG includes the following:
- a CDS encoding ABC transporter ATP-binding protein; its protein translation is MSESIASAIVVRDLVKTYEVPERNAGLWAAVRSLFQRRVRAVCAVAGVSFTIQPGEVVGFLGPNGAGKTTTLKMLTGLLHPTSGEVRVFGSIPARREPAFLRRITLVMGNRNQLQWDLPALDSFELIRAIYRLPPAEFRATRDELIELLEVGDLVRKPVRNLSLGERMKVEIIGALLHRPQALFLDEPTLGLDVTMQRRIRAFIAEYNRRTGATVLLTSHYMADVEALCRRVIVIHHGQVLFNGPLSALVDQFAAYRQLVVTLAEHGVDLTVFGEIIERDGLRYTLRVPKAMVPALTARLLAEAPVTDLTLEEPPIDDVIEQVFAVGSAKTVHEAAQ
- a CDS encoding ABC-2 family transporter protein gives rise to the protein MWQLIDFYLAAMKQSILVQFQYRAANYAYMIGMIAEPVIYLVVWSTVATVQGGSVSGYNVGSFAAYYIVWTLVRNMNIVFTPYGWEQRIRSGELSGLLLRPLHPLHYDIAFFAGWKVVVIVFWLPIAAMLIWLFRPTLNPRWLEIAVFALAIGGRSSSA
- a CDS encoding tetratricopeptide repeat protein, whose protein sequence is MVGVTNKASVTTAQEAVIEVNEATFERDVLQRSQTTPVVIDFWAPWCGPCRVLGPTLERLAHEAGGSWVLAKINVDENPRLAQMFRVQGIPAVKAVYQGKIVDEFTGALPESQVRAWLKRVVPDPNADLLAMAQALEATNPAEAIARYRLILGQDPKNETALFNLGRLLALRGDPEGIVTLKQVPASSSFSSRATAGLAIANLVNAPAEPAEGSEGLYRQAAAAVRAGDYATAIEQLLTIVGRDRALRDDGARKALLALFALLGDDHPLVGPARRRLANLLF
- a CDS encoding serine carboxypeptidase, whose translation is MKRVVSISLGSAQRDYQITATVLGRQVEVRRIGTNGDVAQAMALIREFDGNVDAIGLGGLTPVFRIGRARYPHQEAIHIAAQARRTPVVDGGVVKAILERWAIAQAVRQIPSLVRYKRVLIASGVERYQLAAAIAQYEPELRFADPIIHAGLPFLPPPRSLEQLELYAATALPLLALLPYRFIHPVALGQEGYDPRAAALFQWADVIAGDFAFIRRFAPADLTRKAVITDDPSPAEIEDLRRRGVTTLVTMTPPLSDERPFLAADAIEAIITAITESTRQPGDAEVIDFITAAGWGPTVQDLNPRPKPRFAFVIHPLRTELIANHRWFRWTRYLPPRLVELVAAEFPPLYLSRIRGIRSKATGEEVEGILLTLGTTPREMMRRPPSFTYRRLIKAARMAERMGAQIMGLGAFTSVVGDAGITVAQKSNIGITSGNSLTVAATLEAAKQAVLLMKGGKPEHVRAVVIGATGSIGAVCARLLAQAVHDVVLVAPRAERLIALKKQIESETPGARVVAATYADAYLGDADLIITTTSALTGKVINVDKLKPGAVVCDVARPPDVKEEDARRRPDVLVIESGEIVLPGEPDFGFDIDMPPGTAYACLAETALLAMEGKFEDYTLGRNIEIERVKEVYRLWKKHGLELARLRSFGVYVTDEMIAEKRRLAEERRRQLGLPADKVCE
- the cofD gene encoding 2-phospho-L-lactate transferase; this translates as MIVVLSGGVGAARFLEGLAAIVAPDQIAAIVNTGDDMVMHGLHISPDLDIVTCTLAGVIDRAQGWGIAGDTTECMQWLGRLGAPTWFKLGDRDLALHIYRTARLRGGASLSQVADEIRRALGVQVQIIPMSDDPAPTHVITDQGELHFEEYFVRERCQPAIYGVRLHAAGPVQPAPALLPLLTNATAIIIAPSNPVVSVGPILAVPGVREAISSTTAPVIAISPIVGGAAIKGPAVPLMQAVGMKPTALGVATAYADLIDGIVIDSVDAALAPAIAQLGIRPLVTDTIMRGMPEKMALARAALDLALA
- a CDS encoding SURF1 family protein — its product is MTITSVPSPHRLLRGWWIAKHLFAVTIFVMLIALGFWQLDRLAQRRAANAARLAALSQPAIRLTPTTDPATVIGRRVVVSGTFRNEESVVLRGKRSDSGVDGVHLLTPLQIEGSEYAVLIDRGWLPSAQGATTAYAVTRPVTIEGIAQAPQLRPDSPLAGRDLPLPGETRINAWLRVDVPAIQQQVGAPLLPLFIAQLPDGSSGLPRPPDPYRLDEGPHLGYALQWFTFAAIVGVGYILLLRQELQRP
- a CDS encoding alpha/beta hydrolase codes for the protein MSLEWITAQPQRALDTPPVLLIHGAWHGAWCWAERALPDLAARGLTAHAISLRGHGASPPARWSTTICDYVADVYAAITALAQPPLLVGHSAGGYVAQLLMTGRCRPSPTLAGVVLLCSSPVSSPAYFLRRWREGAQMVDIRALLRRDPAAVRAALFRPDIPPADLERYRQQLVAEPPLVTMTSMLVRPRPTICRTPVLVIAAGQDAIFDIPAQQALAAAYHAELLVVPDAPHDVMLDPAWRLVGAAIAHFAVTVGKVPR